The following coding sequences lie in one Silvanigrella aquatica genomic window:
- a CDS encoding RNA recognition motif domain-containing protein yields MFDRHVYNSTGDPVGTKLYVGNLPFSATENDIASLFEKAGKVASVRAVMDRETGRFKGFCFVEMESKEDADKAIEMFNGSELNNRPMVVNPARPPEPRNNRGGFNGGGNRGGDRRPPRY; encoded by the coding sequence GTGTTTGATCGGCACGTGTACAATTCAACTGGAGATCCTGTGGGTACCAAGTTATACGTAGGCAATTTGCCTTTTTCAGCAACAGAGAATGATATCGCAAGCCTTTTTGAAAAAGCTGGCAAAGTAGCTTCTGTTCGCGCTGTAATGGATCGCGAAACTGGCCGTTTTAAAGGTTTTTGTTTTGTCGAAATGGAGTCAAAAGAAGATGCTGATAAAGCAATCGAAATGTTTAATGGAAGTGAGCTAAACAATCGTCCTATGGTTGTTAACCCTGCACGCCCTCCAGAGCCACGCAACAATCGTGGTGGATTTAACGGCGGCGGAAACCGTGGTGGCGATCGTCGTCCTCCTCGCTATTAA